The Sinomicrobium kalidii genome contains a region encoding:
- a CDS encoding DUF4249 domain-containing protein: MLTDIKQIFPYLMLIIPLAGCEDTVHVDVPEAAPRLVIDASINMYKGTLPEAQQIRLTTSAPYYNNEVPPATGASVEITDSEGTVYSFREVDNSGIYKNAQLVPETGESYTLDITYEGEHYTATETMKPVTEIDDIVQTRGGGFDGNDYDIKTYFIDPPDEDNYYLFEFVPDIALIPTLQVYEDEYIQGNRIFAYYTDENLEQGNQITIRMYGVSERFYNFMSILLEQSSSQGNPFQTQPATVRGNCINLTDKDNFPFGYFRLSEVHEVVYTLE, from the coding sequence ATGCTAACCGATATAAAACAAATATTCCCATACCTGATGTTAATCATCCCGCTCGCGGGCTGTGAAGACACTGTTCATGTGGATGTGCCGGAAGCTGCTCCCCGATTGGTCATTGACGCCTCTATAAACATGTACAAAGGTACGCTCCCCGAAGCACAGCAAATACGGCTTACAACTTCTGCCCCCTATTACAATAACGAAGTCCCCCCGGCAACGGGGGCATCAGTGGAAATTACAGATAGCGAAGGCACTGTTTACAGCTTCCGGGAAGTGGATAATTCGGGGATATATAAAAACGCTCAGCTCGTTCCCGAAACCGGGGAATCCTACACCCTGGATATCACATATGAAGGGGAACATTACACGGCAACGGAAACCATGAAACCCGTAACCGAAATTGACGATATCGTTCAAACCAGGGGCGGTGGTTTTGATGGTAACGATTACGACATCAAGACCTATTTCATCGACCCGCCGGACGAGGACAACTATTACCTGTTTGAATTTGTGCCAGATATAGCACTTATCCCCACCTTACAGGTTTATGAAGACGAATACATTCAGGGCAATCGTATATTTGCCTACTACACCGATGAAAACCTGGAACAGGGCAATCAAATCACGATCAGGATGTATGGAGTATCCGAACGGTTTTACAATTTTATGAGTATTCTTCTGGAACAAAGCTCAAGCCAGGGGAACCCGTTCCAGACCCAGCCTGCAACGGTGCGGGGTAATTGCATAAACCTGACGGACAAAGACAATTTTCCCTTCGGGTACTTCCGCCTGTCAGAAGTACACGAAGTGGTATATACACTCGAATAA